A stretch of Sulfurimonas autotrophica DSM 16294 DNA encodes these proteins:
- a CDS encoding CbbQ/NirQ/NorQ/GpvN family protein: MSQTYYLPQSNEVELFSAAAQMNLPVLIKGPTGCGKTRFIESMGEQLGRDVYTVVCHDDLSAADLVGRHLISEKGTYWQDGPLTKAVRNGGICYIDEIIEARKDTTVVLHSLADYRRVLPIDRTGEVIEAHPDFMLVVSYNPGYQNVLKGMKPSTKQRFISLSFNYPKPEIEKEVLIKESGVNAQTAQKLVDIASEIRSLDDTDIQEAVSTRLLIYAGKLITKGFDPYQACMHSIVESLSDEEDVLEVLQKLITLHFAKSSDV; encoded by the coding sequence ATGTCACAAACTTACTACTTACCCCAATCAAATGAGGTGGAACTCTTTAGTGCTGCCGCGCAGATGAATCTGCCTGTTTTAATCAAAGGGCCGACAGGATGTGGAAAGACACGATTTATTGAGTCTATGGGCGAGCAACTTGGTCGTGATGTTTATACCGTCGTATGTCATGATGATTTGAGTGCGGCAGATTTGGTCGGTCGCCATCTTATAAGTGAAAAGGGTACTTATTGGCAGGATGGTCCGCTTACAAAAGCTGTACGAAACGGTGGGATTTGTTATATTGATGAGATTATCGAGGCTAGAAAAGATACTACTGTTGTACTACATTCTCTTGCTGATTATCGTAGAGTATTGCCAATAGACAGAACAGGAGAGGTAATAGAAGCGCATCCTGATTTTATGCTTGTCGTCTCTTATAATCCCGGATATCAAAATGTTCTTAAAGGGATGAAACCAAGTACAAAACAGCGTTTTATCTCTTTGAGCTTTAACTATCCTAAACCGGAGATTGAAAAAGAAGTACTGATAAAAGAGAGTGGCGTTAATGCACAGACGGCACAAAAACTTGTAGATATTGCAAGTGAAATTAGAAGCTTGGACGATACCGACATTCAAGAAGCAGTATCAACGAGACTGCTTATTTATGCAGGAAAACTCATCACAAAAGGGTTTGATCCTTATCAGGCATGTATGCACTCTATTGTAGAATCTTTAAGTGATGAGGAAGATGTTCTTGAAGTGCTGCAAAAGCTTATAACACTTCATTTTGCAAAGAGTAGTGATGTCTAA
- a CDS encoding cytochrome C oxidase subunit IV family protein — MINRKRTLEYVWIILVALTIFAYLLGYLKLISTSLVAVLLLTTFIKGMLVSDYFMGLRAVEMKYRLIPIIWLGVIILLIGVAYYLPI; from the coding sequence ATGATAAATCGTAAAAGAACTTTGGAATATGTATGGATCATTTTAGTTGCACTGACAATTTTTGCTTATTTACTAGGTTACCTTAAATTAATTAGTACTTCTTTAGTTGCTGTATTGTTGTTAACTACCTTTATAAAAGGAATGTTGGTAAGTGATTATTTTATGGGTCTAAGAGCTGTTGAGATGAAATACAGGCTTATTCCTATAATTTGGCTTGGTGTAATTATTTTATTAATCGGTGTAGCATATTATCTTCCAATTTGA
- a CDS encoding cytochrome c oxidase subunit 3 family protein: MSKTMRLKEKYPPGDFGIWIIIYVELLTFGLFFIGYAFSRRENIEMFNTSQLMLNQTSGFINTFILITSSYFVAKGVHFMQTMTQENVEESNKKASVWLLLAIACGAAFVFIKGAEFAHIFGEGITLSTNKFFMFYLLLTMFHFMHVVLGTVILFNIRQRTKISGYTPDDTGGFESGASYWHMVDLLWIVLFPLVYIIR, encoded by the coding sequence ATGTCTAAAACTATGCGCCTTAAAGAAAAATATCCTCCCGGAGATTTTGGCATTTGGATTATTATTTACGTTGAACTTTTAACATTCGGTCTTTTTTTCATTGGCTATGCCTTTTCAAGAAGAGAAAATATTGAGATGTTTAACACATCGCAGTTGATGCTCAACCAAACATCGGGATTTATTAATACCTTTATTCTTATTACAAGCAGTTATTTTGTTGCAAAGGGTGTGCATTTTATGCAGACGATGACGCAAGAGAATGTAGAGGAGTCAAACAAGAAAGCCTCTGTATGGCTTCTGCTTGCTATCGCCTGTGGTGCTGCTTTTGTATTTATAAAAGGTGCGGAGTTTGCACATATTTTTGGGGAAGGTATAACGCTGAGTACAAACAAGTTTTTTATGTTTTATCTATTGCTTACTATGTTTCATTTTATGCATGTTGTTTTGGGAACCGTTATCCTTTTTAACATCCGTCAAAGGACAAAAATTTCAGGCTATACACCAGATGACACGGGTGGATTTGAATCGGGTGCCTCTTATTGGCATATGGTTGATTTATTGTGGATTGTACTTTTTCCGCTTGTGTATATAATAAGATAA